The following are from one region of the Phycisphaeraceae bacterium genome:
- a CDS encoding heavy-metal-associated domain-containing protein produces MRIVHVLLAVLVPLTLSLVLTGCAATDSSQASADASANFSRDTTPLTTDDATLSVRGLSCPKCANNVNLALGKLPGISDTHIDMGKGEVHVVFDPIAKTRPSKAQLAKAITDAGFTIVDIRTN; encoded by the coding sequence ATGCGAATCGTGCATGTCCTTCTTGCCGTTCTCGTTCCCCTGACTCTTTCGCTCGTGCTCACCGGCTGCGCTGCGACGGATTCGTCGCAGGCGTCCGCCGACGCCAGCGCGAACTTCTCGCGCGACACCACCCCCCTGACGACCGACGACGCGACCCTCAGCGTTCGCGGCCTGTCGTGCCCGAAGTGCGCGAACAACGTGAATCTCGCCCTCGGCAAACTCCCGGGGATCTCCGACACCCACATCGACATGGGCAAGGGCGAGGTCCACGTCGTCTTCGACCCGATCGCCAAGACCCGCCCGAGCAAGGCCCAGCTCGCCAAGGCGATCACCGACGCTGGCTTCACCATCGTCGACATCCGCACCAACTGA
- the hrpA gene encoding ATP-dependent RNA helicase HrpA, producing MGADRPRLASRLKGLERSMREGSLNPGALDSVRRGVERSVALRERRLRARPQRILYPTELPVVERREEIAAAIRDHQVVVVCGETGSGKTTQLPKICLDLGLGIDGLIGHTQPRRIAARTVAARIAEELRVPLGTTVGYKIRFTDEARDDTLVKLMTDGVLLAETQNDPDLERYSAIIIDEAHERSLNIDFLLGYLRQLLPRRPDLKVIITSATIDPQRFADHFGGSEGPAPIVMVSGRTYPVEVRYRPPTDGDFGDVDAQGVSELDLQDEILHAVEELAHEGPGDILVFLSGEREIRETADSLRDRYVNRHPQTEVLPLYARLSTQEQQRVFEPHQNRRIVLATNVAETSLTVPGIRYVIDPGFARISRYSPRTRVQRLPIEKISQASANQRSGRCGRVAPGVAIRLYSEEDFAARAPFTDPEIRRTDLASVILTMRALRLGQPSTFPFIDPPEGRFVREGEETLRELHALDERNDLTDIGRTLARLPVHPRIGRMLVAGDEMGCLDETLVIASFLSAQDPRERPRDRQDDAAAAHAKFADADSDFVSILNLWKFWRHLAETLSSSRLRKACRESMLSFVRMREWQDVHRQLKDLAHELGLRINEKPCDPGSVHTALLTGLLTSVGRKGEDGFEYAGTGGNKFAIHPGSNLYQNRPKWVVAGELVRTTRLYARTAARVQPEWIERAGAHLLTRQHSDPYWDPERAKVFAFEKVSLFGLVLVERRRVDFGSVDPRQAREIFIHHALVESEFATDAKFAQHNARLIEDIRDSESRLRRRDLLADTSARFAFFDARVPAHVCSGEKFESWRRQAERDNPRLLYMTRADLLSRVGAEALGALYPDHLDLFGEPLSLEYVFEPGDEADGVTLVVPIDLLHRLEPTPFEWLVPGMIEELIGELIRTLPKGVRKSIGPTPDATGAILGMLRFREGSFLEQLASALREVRGAPVEPAQFDRSQLPAHLRMRYRVIDGKHRSLDAGRDLADLQRKLRAHARERLDAIADEEWSRDGITKWDFDALPYAVTIRRGPSETLGYPALVEKDRAVSLRLLESPEAARDATRLGLRRLFAHAIRTQFKIRARDIPHLNTLATLFAPLGSTETLLDHLMLMFADAMCLQGVDHSTIRDLASFERRLDDAWTRFGKVRDDVCVLAQSVLSARHVASLAIDSTKKMIPLYAKTDVEEQLARLAPADMLVAHPLERLPHLPRYLRAIDVRLAKLIRKGEAQDREKFSQVDIFLRAYLLRKSQHEGRGLVDPELDTLRWMIEEFRVQLFAQELGAGKGVSVKRLDEQFRKVRA from the coding sequence ATGGGCGCCGACAGGCCCCGGCTCGCGTCGCGCCTGAAGGGGCTCGAGCGCTCGATGCGCGAGGGCTCGCTCAACCCGGGCGCCCTCGACTCCGTACGCAGGGGCGTCGAGCGATCGGTCGCGCTGCGCGAGCGACGACTGCGCGCCAGGCCGCAGCGCATCCTCTACCCGACGGAGCTCCCCGTCGTCGAACGGCGCGAGGAGATCGCCGCCGCCATCCGCGATCACCAGGTCGTCGTCGTCTGCGGCGAGACGGGCTCGGGCAAAACAACGCAGCTGCCCAAGATCTGTCTCGACCTCGGCCTGGGCATCGACGGGCTGATCGGGCACACGCAGCCCCGGCGCATCGCGGCGCGCACCGTCGCGGCCCGCATCGCGGAGGAACTCCGCGTCCCGCTGGGCACGACGGTGGGCTACAAGATCCGCTTCACCGACGAAGCACGCGACGACACGCTCGTCAAACTCATGACCGACGGCGTGCTGCTCGCCGAAACGCAGAACGATCCGGATCTCGAGCGCTACAGCGCGATCATCATCGACGAGGCGCACGAGCGCAGTCTGAACATCGACTTCCTGCTCGGATACCTGCGCCAGCTCCTGCCGCGACGGCCGGACCTGAAGGTCATCATCACCAGCGCAACGATCGACCCTCAGCGATTCGCCGACCACTTCGGCGGCAGCGAGGGCCCGGCGCCGATCGTCATGGTCTCGGGGCGCACGTACCCGGTCGAGGTCCGCTACCGCCCCCCCACCGACGGCGATTTCGGTGACGTCGACGCGCAGGGCGTGAGCGAGCTGGACCTGCAGGACGAGATCCTGCACGCCGTCGAAGAGCTCGCGCACGAGGGGCCCGGCGACATCCTCGTGTTCCTGTCGGGCGAGCGCGAGATCCGCGAGACCGCCGACTCGCTGCGCGACCGGTACGTGAACAGGCACCCGCAGACCGAGGTGCTGCCCCTCTACGCGCGACTGTCGACGCAGGAGCAGCAGCGCGTCTTCGAGCCACACCAGAACCGGCGCATCGTGCTGGCGACCAACGTCGCGGAGACCTCGCTGACGGTGCCCGGGATCCGGTACGTGATCGACCCGGGCTTCGCGAGGATCAGCCGCTACTCGCCGCGCACGCGCGTGCAGCGACTCCCGATCGAGAAGATCTCGCAGGCGTCGGCGAACCAGCGGTCGGGCCGGTGCGGTCGCGTCGCGCCGGGCGTCGCGATCCGCCTGTATTCCGAGGAAGACTTCGCGGCGCGTGCGCCCTTCACCGATCCCGAGATCCGGCGCACCGATCTGGCGAGCGTGATCCTCACGATGCGCGCCCTGCGTCTCGGGCAGCCATCCACTTTCCCGTTCATCGACCCGCCCGAGGGCCGGTTCGTGCGCGAGGGCGAGGAGACGCTGCGCGAGCTCCACGCTCTCGACGAGCGCAACGATCTGACCGACATCGGGCGCACGCTCGCGCGCCTGCCCGTGCACCCGCGCATCGGGCGGATGCTCGTCGCGGGCGACGAGATGGGGTGCCTGGACGAGACCCTCGTGATCGCGTCGTTTCTCAGTGCGCAGGACCCGCGCGAACGTCCTCGCGACCGACAGGACGACGCGGCGGCCGCCCACGCGAAGTTTGCCGACGCCGATTCAGACTTCGTCTCCATCCTGAACCTCTGGAAGTTCTGGCGTCATCTCGCCGAGACGCTCTCGTCGAGCAGGCTGCGCAAGGCCTGCCGCGAGTCGATGCTGTCGTTCGTGCGGATGCGCGAGTGGCAGGACGTTCACCGCCAGCTCAAGGACCTGGCGCACGAGCTGGGGCTGCGGATCAACGAGAAGCCCTGCGACCCCGGCAGCGTGCACACGGCCCTGCTGACGGGCCTGCTCACGAGCGTGGGGCGGAAGGGGGAGGACGGCTTCGAGTACGCCGGCACGGGCGGGAACAAGTTCGCGATCCACCCCGGGTCGAACCTCTACCAGAACCGGCCCAAGTGGGTCGTCGCCGGCGAGCTGGTGCGCACGACGCGCCTCTACGCGCGCACCGCGGCGCGCGTGCAGCCCGAGTGGATCGAGCGCGCCGGCGCCCACTTGCTGACGCGCCAGCACTCCGACCCGTACTGGGACCCTGAGCGAGCGAAAGTGTTCGCGTTCGAGAAGGTGTCGCTCTTCGGGCTGGTGCTCGTCGAGCGCCGCCGCGTGGACTTCGGCTCGGTCGATCCGCGCCAGGCGCGCGAGATCTTCATCCACCACGCGCTGGTCGAGTCAGAATTCGCGACCGACGCGAAGTTCGCCCAGCACAACGCCCGCCTGATCGAGGACATCCGAGATTCCGAATCGCGCCTGCGCCGGCGAGACCTGCTCGCCGACACCTCGGCCCGCTTCGCGTTCTTCGACGCGCGCGTCCCCGCCCATGTGTGCAGCGGCGAGAAGTTCGAGTCCTGGCGGCGCCAGGCCGAACGCGACAACCCGCGACTGCTCTACATGACACGCGCCGACCTGCTCTCGCGCGTCGGCGCCGAGGCTCTCGGCGCCTTGTACCCCGACCACCTCGACCTGTTCGGCGAGCCCCTGTCGCTCGAGTATGTCTTCGAGCCCGGCGACGAGGCCGACGGCGTGACGCTGGTCGTCCCCATCGACCTGCTCCACCGCCTCGAACCAACGCCCTTCGAGTGGCTCGTGCCCGGCATGATCGAGGAGCTGATCGGCGAGCTCATCCGAACGCTCCCCAAGGGGGTTCGCAAGAGCATCGGGCCGACCCCCGACGCGACCGGCGCGATCCTGGGCATGCTCCGATTCCGCGAGGGCTCGTTCCTCGAGCAACTCGCGTCGGCCCTGCGCGAGGTCCGCGGCGCCCCGGTCGAGCCCGCACAGTTCGACCGGTCGCAGCTCCCGGCGCACCTGCGGATGCGATACCGCGTGATCGACGGGAAGCACCGCTCGCTCGACGCCGGGCGCGACCTCGCCGATCTGCAACGGAAGCTGCGCGCGCACGCGCGCGAGCGCCTCGACGCGATCGCCGACGAGGAGTGGTCGCGCGACGGCATCACGAAGTGGGACTTCGACGCGCTCCCCTACGCGGTCACCATCCGCCGGGGCCCGAGCGAGACTCTGGGTTACCCGGCGCTGGTCGAGAAAGACCGCGCGGTCTCGCTGCGCCTGCTCGAATCGCCGGAGGCGGCGCGCGACGCCACGCGGCTTGGGCTGCGCCGCCTCTTCGCGCACGCGATCCGCACGCAGTTCAAGATCCGCGCGCGCGACATCCCGCACCTCAACACGCTCGCCACGCTCTTCGCGCCGCTCGGGTCGACCGAGACGCTCCTCGATCATCTCATGCTGATGTTCGCCGACGCCATGTGCCTGCAGGGCGTCGACCACTCGACCATCCGCGACCTCGCGTCCTTCGAGCGCCGGCTCGACGACGCATGGACCCGCTTCGGCAAGGTGCGAGACGATGTCTGCGTTCTTGCGCAGAGCGTGCTGAGCGCCCGCCACGTCGCGTCGCTCGCGATCGACAGCACGAAGAAGATGATCCCCCTGTATGCGAAGACCGATGTCGAGGAGCAGCTCGCGCGTTTGGCGCCGGCCGACATGCTCGTCGCGCACCCCCTCGAGCGACTGCCCCACCTGCCTCGCTATCTCCGAGCCATCGATGTCCGTCTCGCGAAACTCATCCGCAAGGGTGAGGCCCAGGACCGGGAGAAGTTTTCTCAGGTTGACATCTTCCTTCGCGCCTACCTGCTTCGCAAGAGCCAGCACGAAGGACGCGGCCTCGTCGACCCCGAGCTCGACACGCTCCGCTGGATGATCGAGGAGTTCCGCGTGCAGCTGTTCGCGCAGGAGCTGGGCGCCGGCAAGGGCGTCTCGGTGAAGCGGCTGGACGAGCAGTTCCGCAAGGTCAGGGCCTGA